In Streptomyces sp. NBC_00341, the DNA window GCCGGCGGTTGTCGTCGTGTCATGCGTACCTCCGGTGCGGATGGATGGAGCCGTAACGAGCATGCTGTACGAGCACGGACGGCACGGTCGCAACGGGAACAAGCGACGCGGAACAGCGACACGAAGCAGCGACGCGAAACAGCCGCGCGAAAAAGTGACACGGAACAGCGACGCAGAGCAGCGACACAGAGCAGCGACACGGAACAAGGGACACACACCATGGGCTCGTCACCACAACTCGGTAGTACCGCACCGGACTTCACCCTCCCGGGAGGGGCACTCGACGGCGATACGTTCGAACGTCGCGACTACACGCTCTCCGCCGCCCGTGGCCGGGCCGTGGTCCTCGCCTTCTACCCCGGCGACAACACGGCCGTGTGCACGAAGCAGCTGTGCTCGTACTCCTCCGGCATGGAGACCTTCGAGGGGCTCGACGCGCAGGTCTGGGGAATCAGTCCACAGGATGTGGACAGCCACGAGTCCTTCGCCCGCACCCACAACCTGCGGATGCCGCTGCTCGCGGACACCGGCCGCGAGCTCGCCCGGACCTTCGGGGTGGCGGCACCCGGCATCGGCGTACGCCGGGCGGTGTTCCTGATCGACGCGGAAGGGGTGCTGCGCTGGAAGCACGTAGCGCTCCTCGGTGCCACGTTCCAGTCGCTGGACACTCTGGCGGGCCACCTCTCCGGCATCCAGACCCCGTAGAAGACTGCCGGAACCCGGCAGTGTCGCCGGTCCGGGATGTATGGGACCATCCAGCCAGTTCGACGGAAATGTTCGGGGGATTCCGCGGATTCCGCAGACCGGGAGGGGTGATCACGTGACCTTGTTTCTCGGTCTCGGCATTGCGGGAGTCGTGCTGCTCGCACTGTCCCTGATCTTCGACGGAATCCTCGAAGGCCTCTTCGGGGGTGTGCTCGACGGCCTCTTCGACGGGCTGCTCTCCCTTCCGGTGATCGCCGGCTTCGTCTCGATGCTCGGTTTCGGCGGCGCCATCGTGCTCGGCACGACCGGCGTCGGCACGTTCGCCGCCGTGGGCGCCGGGGCGGTGGCCGGTCTGGTCGCCGCCTGGCTCACCTGGAAGTTCAGCCAGGCCCTGATGCGGGACCAGACCAACGCCACACCGCGCGACGAGGATCTCGTCGGCTCGGCCGGGTCCGTGGTCACGGCGATTCCGGCCAACGGCTACGGCGAGGTACTGCTGCGGCTGGGAGGGCACGTCGTGAAGCTGTCGGCGAAGAGCCCGGTGCCGGTCGAACGCGGCACCGAGATCTGGGTCGAGGCCACGCTCTCGACCACCTCGGTCTCGGTCCGCCCCGTCGAACGCTGAGCCGGCAAGCCGGCCGGCCCATCACCGCTCGCAACAGAACTGCCGTCCCCGTCGGGAGGCAGAGGGGGACACCCTTATGAGTCCAGTACTGATCGCCATCGTCGGAGTCGTCGTACTCCTCGTCCTGCTGGCCCTCGTGGTCATCACCCGTTACAAGGTCGCCGGGCCCAGTGAGGCCTTCATCATCACCGGCCGGCGCGGCAAGAAGTCCGTCGACCCGGTGACCGGGCGGGCCAGCATCGACAACAGCGGCCAGAAGGTCGTCGTCGGCGGCGGCGTCTTCGTCGTCCCGTTCGTCCAGCAGAAGTTCACCCTGGACCTCTCCAGCCGGCACATCCCCGTAGCCGTGCGCGGGGCCGTCACGCTGCGCGGTGTGAAGTCCCATCTGGAAGGCGTCGCGATCGTCAAGGTCGGCGGCAGCGAGGACGCCATCCGGGCCGCCGCCCAGCGCTTCCTGCAACAGCAGAACGGCATCGTCGGCTTCACCCAGGAAGTGCTCTCCGGCGCGCTGCGCGCCATCGTCGGCCGGATGTCGGTCGAGGACATCATCCGCGACCGGGCCGCGTTCGCCGGCCAGGTGGCGGAGGAGGCCGAGGCCAGCCTCTCCGGCCAGGGCCTGATCCTGGACGCCTTCCAGATCCAGGACATCACCACGGAGGGCTCCTACCTGGAGGACCTCGGCCGCCCCGAGGCCGCCCGCGCCAAGCAGGAGGCGGACATCGCGGAGGCGATCGCCCGCCGCGCCTCCGAGCAGGCCCGGCTGAAGGCCGCCGAGGAAATCGCCATCGCCGAGCGGACGTACTACCTCAAGCAGGCCGAGATCAAGGTCGAGACGGAAGCCGCCGCCGCGAAGGCCAACGCCGCCGGTCCCCTCGCAGAGGCCGCCCGCCGCCAGGAGATCCTCCAGGAGCAGGAGAAGGTCGCCGAGCGCCAGGCCGCCCTGACCGACCGCGAGCTCGACACCAAGGTCCGCAAGCCCGCCGACGCCGCCCGCTACCAGGCCGAGCAGGAGGCGGAGGCCCGCCGCATCGCCCAGGTCAAGGAGGCCGAAGCGGACGCCGAGCGCTCCCGCCTGACCGGTGAGGGCGAGAAGCTGCACCGCTCGGCCCTCGCCGACGCCGTACGCATCGAGGGCGAGGCCCAGGGTGCCGCCATCGCCGCGAGGGGTTCGGCCGAGGCCGAGGCCATGCAGAAGAAGGCGGACGCCTTCGCCCAGTACGGCGACGCGGCCGTGCTCCAGATGCTCGTCGAGGTCCTCCCGCAGGTCGTCGCCAAGGCGTCCGAGCCGCTGAGCGCCATCGACAAGTTGACCGTGATCTCGACGGACGGCGCGAGCCAGCTCTCGCGCACCGTCACGGACAACGTCGCCCAGGGCATGGAACTCCTCAGCTCCACCACGGGCGTCGACCTCGCCGCCCTCCTGCAGAACCTCAGGGGCACCACCCCGAAGCCCGACGTCCCGGCCCAGCCGGAATCGTCCACCCCGCAGAACGGCAAGATCGAGGTCACGGACTGACCCGCCGCCCCCGACAGCAACACCCGCACGTGCCCGGCCGGTTCCCCCCAACCGTCCGGGCACGTGCGCGTTTGCCTGGGGCGCGTGGGCGGCTGTGGCGTCTGCCCCGGGGCCCGCGAGGCCGGCTGGGGCTGTCGTGGGCGCTGCCCGTACCGATGCGACGGCGCCGAAGCGGCACTGCGTGCGGGCGCGGGCAACCTACTCACGTGAGTAGGTTGGCGCTCGCGGTTCATCCCCGCGTTCGCGGGTAGCAGCTTGAAGATCTCCCCCGTGCCGCCGAGGACGTGGGTTCATCCCCGCACGCGCGGGGAGCAGAGACCCTGCCGGAAGCTGTAGCTGGCTCCGCTGGGTTCATCCCCGCACACGCAGGGAGCAGCTCACTGTGGAGATTACCCGTGAAAGAGCGCAGGCTTCATCCCCCGCACACGCGGGGAACAGGACTCGAAGGCGCTGATTCCGTACGGGTCTGGGGGTTCATCCCCGCACGGGCGGGGAGCAGATGGCGATCTGCCACAACACCCACCGGACCACGGGTTCATCCCCGCAGTCGCGGGGAGCAGCCGTCATCGGTGTCGGTCGAGAAGAACTGAATGGGTTCATCCCCGCACGCGCGGGGAGCAGATCCCGATCACGATGAGCGTGACCGGGTTCGCGGGTTCATCCCCGCACTCGCGGGGAGCAGGAGTACCACCCGGACATCAATCTGGGCCCGAGGGGTTCATCCCCGCACGCGCGGGGAGCAGCGGCCCAGGGAGTTCGCCGCGCGGTGGGTTCCGGGTTCATCCCCGCACGCGCGGGGAGCAGCTTGCACCCGTGGTCGGTGCCACGTCCACGAAGGGTTCATCCCCGCACGCGCGGGGAGCAGCTTGCACCCGTGGTCGGTGCCACGTCCACGAAGGGTTCATCCCCGCACGCGCGGGGAGCAGTGTGATTTGTAGATGCGGTATCCCTCGGCGCAGGGTTCATCCCCGCACGCGCGGGGAGCAGGCTCACCCAACCCTCTTGACCTGCCTAAGCAGGGGTTCATCCCCGCACGGCCGGGGAGCAGCTTCCTTATGTCCCCAGGTCACATTCTGTGAGTGGGTTCATCCCCGCACGCGCGAGGAGCAGCCGTACAGGTAATCCAGCAGGCCCCAGGTGTCGGGTTCAT includes these proteins:
- a CDS encoding flotillin family protein, which produces MSPVLIAIVGVVVLLVLLALVVITRYKVAGPSEAFIITGRRGKKSVDPVTGRASIDNSGQKVVVGGGVFVVPFVQQKFTLDLSSRHIPVAVRGAVTLRGVKSHLEGVAIVKVGGSEDAIRAAAQRFLQQQNGIVGFTQEVLSGALRAIVGRMSVEDIIRDRAAFAGQVAEEAEASLSGQGLILDAFQIQDITTEGSYLEDLGRPEAARAKQEADIAEAIARRASEQARLKAAEEIAIAERTYYLKQAEIKVETEAAAAKANAAGPLAEAARRQEILQEQEKVAERQAALTDRELDTKVRKPADAARYQAEQEAEARRIAQVKEAEADAERSRLTGEGEKLHRSALADAVRIEGEAQGAAIAARGSAEAEAMQKKADAFAQYGDAAVLQMLVEVLPQVVAKASEPLSAIDKLTVISTDGASQLSRTVTDNVAQGMELLSSTTGVDLAALLQNLRGTTPKPDVPAQPESSTPQNGKIEVTD
- a CDS encoding peroxiredoxin, producing MGSSPQLGSTAPDFTLPGGALDGDTFERRDYTLSAARGRAVVLAFYPGDNTAVCTKQLCSYSSGMETFEGLDAQVWGISPQDVDSHESFARTHNLRMPLLADTGRELARTFGVAAPGIGVRRAVFLIDAEGVLRWKHVALLGATFQSLDTLAGHLSGIQTP